The Mycolicibacterium flavescens genome has a segment encoding these proteins:
- a CDS encoding dehydrogenase of uncharacterised specificity, short-chain alcohol dehydrogenase like protein: MGRVQGKVAFVTGAARGQGRSHAVRLAEEGADIIAVDLCENIDTIGYPMATPEDLEETAAFIEKTGQRVFTAKADVREAAQLKAALEEGIAQLGGLDIVVAQAGVAGMKGQPPLQAWIDVINTNLIGTINAIQVSLLHLKEGASIIATGSTAALMDTHQKNDPGNDPGGMAYVHSKRALSAYVHDLATELAARGIRANVVHPTNCNTNMLQSEPMYRSFRPDLEKPELKDAEPVFYVQQAMKVPWVEPEDISNAVLWLASDEARFVTGAQLRVDAGGYLKWYDYHN; this comes from the coding sequence GTGGGACGCGTACAGGGAAAGGTCGCATTCGTCACCGGTGCGGCTCGTGGGCAGGGACGCAGCCATGCGGTACGGCTGGCTGAGGAGGGCGCCGACATCATCGCGGTCGACCTCTGCGAGAACATCGACACAATCGGTTATCCGATGGCCACACCGGAGGATCTCGAGGAGACCGCGGCGTTCATCGAGAAGACCGGCCAGCGCGTCTTCACGGCCAAGGCCGACGTGCGCGAGGCCGCACAGCTGAAGGCCGCGCTCGAGGAGGGCATCGCCCAACTCGGCGGGCTCGACATCGTCGTCGCGCAGGCCGGTGTCGCGGGCATGAAAGGTCAACCGCCCCTGCAGGCGTGGATCGATGTCATCAACACCAACCTCATCGGGACCATCAACGCCATCCAGGTGTCGCTGCTGCACCTCAAGGAGGGCGCGTCGATCATCGCGACCGGCTCCACCGCGGCGCTGATGGACACCCATCAGAAGAACGATCCGGGCAACGACCCCGGCGGCATGGCCTACGTGCATTCCAAGCGGGCGCTCTCGGCCTACGTCCACGATCTGGCCACCGAGCTCGCGGCACGGGGCATCCGCGCCAATGTCGTGCATCCCACCAACTGCAACACCAACATGCTGCAGAGCGAGCCGATGTACCGGTCGTTCCGCCCGGATCTCGAGAAGCCGGAACTCAAGGACGCCGAGCCCGTCTTCTACGTGCAGCAGGCCATGAAGGTGCCGTGGGTCGAGCCGGAAGACATCAGCAATGCGGTGCTCTGGCTGGCCTCTGACGAAGCCCGCTTCGTCACCGGTGCGCAACTGCGGGTCGACGCCGGCGGCTACCTGAAGTGGTACGACTACCACAACTGA
- the fabG_16 gene encoding dehydrogenase of uncharacterised specificity, short-chain alcohol dehydrogenase like protein — protein MKNAVVTGGGSGIGLAVAQRLRADGMHVATIDINPSDADFAYTADVTDRAQVDEAFNAVRAQLGPITVLVNAAGLEKFKRFTDLKFEDWQRVIDVNLNGVFHCVQAVLPDMIEAGWGRIVNISSSSTHSGQPYMAPYVAAKSAVNGLTKSLALEYGPSGITVNAVPPGFIDTPMLRKSEERGYLVVQQNIDSTPVRRIGKPEDIAAACAFLVSDEAGYITGQILGVNGGRNT, from the coding sequence ATGAAGAACGCCGTCGTGACCGGAGGCGGTTCGGGGATCGGGCTGGCCGTCGCGCAGCGTCTGCGCGCCGACGGCATGCACGTCGCCACCATCGACATCAACCCGTCGGACGCCGACTTCGCCTACACCGCCGACGTCACCGACCGCGCCCAGGTCGACGAAGCGTTCAACGCCGTACGCGCCCAACTCGGCCCGATCACGGTCCTCGTCAACGCCGCGGGGCTGGAGAAGTTCAAGCGGTTCACGGATCTGAAATTCGAGGACTGGCAGCGCGTCATCGACGTCAACCTCAACGGCGTCTTCCACTGCGTCCAGGCCGTCCTTCCCGACATGATCGAAGCCGGGTGGGGGCGGATCGTGAACATCTCGTCGTCAAGCACCCATTCCGGTCAGCCCTACATGGCGCCGTATGTGGCCGCCAAGTCCGCGGTCAACGGACTCACCAAGTCGCTGGCACTGGAGTACGGCCCCAGCGGTATCACCGTCAACGCCGTGCCGCCCGGCTTCATCGACACCCCGATGCTCCGCAAGTCCGAAGAGCGCGGCTACCTGGTGGTGCAGCAGAACATCGACTCGACACCGGTGCGCCGCATCGGCAAGCCCGAGGACATCGCGGCCGCCTGCGCATTCCTGGTCTCCGACGAGGCCGGATACATCACCGGACAGATCTTGGGCGTCAACGGCGGCCGAAACACGTAG
- a CDS encoding NAD-dependent aldehyde dehydrogenase — protein sequence MQEATLVSSSEPAAGTVGVDRRLLIGGQLLETSRTFPSLNPATGEVLGYAPDATVADAEAAVAAARRAFDETEWSTDVDLRIRCLEQFHRALVEHRDELAELTIAEVGATEALCQGAQLDQPIEIVRYYAELLKTYPMTEDLGNIESRGMQHHRWVEKEAAGVVAAIIAYNYPNQLALAKLAPALAAGCTVVLKSAPDTPLITLALGELIANHTDIPAGVVNVLSGADPEVGAALTTSPDVDMVTFTGSTPTGRRIMAAASETLKKVFLELGGKSAAIVLDDADFNMAALFSAFSMVTHAGQGCALTSRLLVPRARHDEIVELVKNNFGLVRYGNPAEQGTYMGPLISEKQRDKVDGMVKRAVEAGAKLVTGGEKVDPGYFYTPTLLTDVDPDSEIAQEEVFGPVLAVIAYDDDDDAVRIANNSIYGLSGAVFGSQDRALAVARRIRTGTFSINGGNYFSPDSPFGGYKQSGIGREMGRAGLEEFLESKTFATVVSAP from the coding sequence ATGCAGGAAGCGACCCTCGTCTCGAGTTCCGAACCTGCCGCCGGAACCGTCGGCGTCGATCGCCGGTTGCTGATCGGCGGGCAGCTCCTCGAGACCTCCCGGACGTTTCCTTCCCTCAACCCCGCCACCGGCGAGGTGCTCGGGTACGCGCCGGACGCCACCGTGGCCGATGCCGAAGCGGCCGTCGCCGCCGCGCGCCGCGCCTTCGATGAGACCGAGTGGTCGACCGATGTGGATCTGCGCATTCGGTGCCTCGAGCAGTTCCACCGTGCCCTCGTCGAGCACCGTGACGAGCTCGCTGAGCTGACCATCGCCGAGGTCGGCGCCACCGAAGCCCTATGCCAGGGTGCGCAGCTGGACCAGCCGATCGAGATCGTGCGGTACTACGCCGAGCTGCTCAAGACCTATCCGATGACCGAAGATCTCGGAAACATCGAAAGCCGCGGTATGCAGCACCACCGGTGGGTGGAGAAGGAAGCCGCGGGCGTGGTGGCCGCGATCATCGCCTACAACTACCCCAATCAGCTCGCGCTGGCGAAGCTGGCACCGGCGCTGGCCGCCGGATGCACGGTGGTTCTGAAATCCGCGCCCGACACTCCGTTGATCACGCTCGCTCTTGGTGAGCTGATCGCCAATCACACCGACATCCCCGCCGGTGTGGTGAACGTGCTCAGCGGCGCGGACCCCGAGGTGGGCGCCGCGCTGACCACCAGCCCGGACGTCGACATGGTGACGTTCACCGGGTCGACCCCGACCGGGCGCCGGATCATGGCCGCCGCGAGCGAAACCCTCAAGAAGGTCTTCCTCGAGCTGGGCGGCAAGTCGGCGGCGATCGTGCTCGACGACGCCGACTTCAACATGGCCGCATTGTTCAGCGCCTTCAGCATGGTCACCCACGCAGGTCAGGGCTGCGCGCTGACGTCACGGCTGTTGGTGCCGCGCGCGCGTCACGACGAGATCGTCGAGCTGGTCAAGAACAACTTCGGGCTGGTGCGCTACGGCAACCCGGCCGAACAGGGCACCTACATGGGACCGCTGATCAGCGAGAAGCAGCGCGACAAGGTCGACGGGATGGTCAAGCGCGCTGTCGAGGCCGGGGCGAAGTTGGTGACCGGCGGGGAGAAGGTCGACCCCGGCTACTTCTATACGCCGACACTGCTGACCGACGTCGACCCCGACAGCGAGATCGCCCAGGAGGAGGTGTTCGGGCCCGTGCTCGCCGTCATCGCCTACGACGACGACGATGACGCGGTCCGCATCGCCAACAACTCCATCTACGGCTTGTCCGGAGCAGTGTTCGGCAGTCAGGATCGCGCGCTCGCGGTCGCACGGCGCATCCGCACGGGAACGTTCTCCATCAACGGCGGCAACTACTTCAGCCCCGACAGCCCCTTCGGGGGATACAAGCAGTCCGGCATCGGCCGCGAGATGGGCAGGGCCGGCCTCGAAGAGTTCCTTGAATCAAAGACGTTCGCAACGGTGGTGAGCGCCCCATGA
- the frc_7 gene encoding putative acyl-CoA transferase/carnitine dehydratase translates to MSGPLDGIRVLEVAMYGFVPSAGAVLREWGADVVKVEHAVTGDPQRGLRQTGLLRVEGDPNPNIEHANRGKRSIGLDMSVPEGKEVLLELARRADVFLTSFLPGHRQRFGIDVDDIRAVNPDIIYARGSALGPRGEESVKGGYDMTAFWCRAGTAATITPPGTPGMVGPPGPAYGDTISGTNLAGGIAAALLKRERTGEPSVVDVSLLGSGLWSLGHTVALTKHLGERMEAFPPGVHGSPINPLVGLYPTADDRYISFVMMQPTKFWADVCTHMGLDELADDPRFATVESIAENTEAAAEILKEAMSKRPLAEWSERFATLLGPWAPVQDTLQAVEDSQIRANEYLVQAGELELVANPVQFDVSAPQSGPAPGFAEQTDEILLELGLDWDRIIELKTAGAVT, encoded by the coding sequence ATGAGTGGACCGTTGGACGGCATCCGCGTCCTCGAAGTCGCGATGTACGGGTTCGTCCCATCCGCAGGCGCGGTGCTGCGGGAGTGGGGCGCCGACGTGGTCAAGGTCGAACACGCGGTGACCGGTGATCCGCAGCGTGGACTGCGGCAGACCGGGCTGCTACGCGTCGAAGGCGACCCCAATCCGAACATCGAGCACGCCAACCGGGGCAAGCGCAGCATCGGCCTCGACATGTCGGTGCCCGAAGGCAAAGAGGTACTGCTGGAGCTGGCCCGACGGGCCGACGTCTTCTTGACCAGCTTCCTGCCGGGACACCGGCAGCGGTTCGGCATCGACGTCGACGACATCCGCGCGGTGAACCCCGACATCATCTACGCCAGGGGCAGCGCACTCGGTCCGCGCGGCGAGGAGTCCGTCAAGGGCGGCTACGACATGACGGCGTTCTGGTGCCGTGCGGGCACCGCGGCCACCATCACCCCGCCCGGGACGCCGGGCATGGTCGGCCCGCCGGGACCCGCATACGGGGACACGATCTCGGGCACGAACCTTGCCGGCGGCATCGCCGCGGCTCTGCTCAAGCGCGAGCGCACCGGGGAGCCGTCGGTGGTCGACGTGTCTCTGTTGGGAAGCGGCCTCTGGTCGCTCGGGCACACGGTCGCGCTGACCAAGCACCTGGGTGAGCGCATGGAGGCCTTTCCTCCGGGTGTGCACGGGTCGCCGATCAACCCGCTCGTCGGGCTGTACCCGACGGCCGACGACCGCTACATCTCGTTCGTGATGATGCAGCCCACGAAGTTCTGGGCCGACGTCTGCACGCACATGGGTCTTGACGAACTCGCCGACGACCCGCGCTTTGCCACCGTGGAATCCATCGCCGAGAACACCGAGGCGGCGGCGGAGATCCTGAAGGAGGCGATGTCGAAGCGTCCGCTCGCGGAGTGGAGCGAGCGCTTCGCGACGCTGCTGGGGCCGTGGGCGCCGGTGCAGGACACGCTGCAGGCCGTCGAGGATTCGCAGATCCGCGCCAACGAGTATCTGGTGCAGGCCGGCGAGCTTGAACTGGTTGCCAACCCGGTCCAGTTCGATGTCAGCGCACCCCAGAGCGGGCCCGCCCCAGGGTTCGCCGAGCAAACCGACGAAATATTGCTGGAACTCGGCTTGGATTGGGACCGCATCATCGAACTGAAGACGGCCGGCGCCGTCACTTAG
- a CDS encoding putative nucleic-acid-binding protein containing a Zn-ribbon, which yields MPYVASIGTYLPCWGAPLHREPGDDEDAITLAVEAGRAALLASGAVERVVLVSRDLPLLDSSNAAVLLAGLGLDPELEVDERLGGAPATLDAVSSARPRTLIIGTDLEPAGAAAILTAERGLQVRTAARVARSLPVRTRKATGDVHDYGDPRLLHERGLIASLEAAWLDTPAAVAGVDHSWAAELTIGDPPPLPTTGASAGLFALAGMAERNSTGPLVAVEQASLSGITVTGGVAELTRREPAARPQPEGTIVGDAQIPISLAAYERAFEAKVRWEAGRHPGSEDLDFPPRYRLADNATLSTGYELIPLPRTGSVYTETTVHIPVPGLRSPYSLVIVELDGVGVRALVKVTGAEPGSVDIGTRGRLALRRVAVRSGVPDYGYMFEPEAVAA from the coding sequence ATGCCCTACGTCGCCTCGATCGGCACATACCTGCCGTGCTGGGGTGCGCCGCTACACCGTGAGCCCGGTGACGACGAGGACGCGATAACCCTCGCCGTCGAAGCGGGACGGGCGGCGCTGCTTGCCAGCGGGGCGGTCGAGCGGGTGGTGTTGGTCAGCCGCGATCTGCCCCTGCTCGACAGCAGCAATGCGGCGGTGCTGCTGGCCGGGCTCGGGCTGGACCCGGAACTCGAGGTCGACGAGCGCCTCGGCGGTGCACCCGCCACGCTCGACGCCGTCAGTTCGGCGCGGCCGCGGACATTGATCATCGGCACCGACCTCGAGCCGGCCGGAGCGGCGGCGATTCTCACCGCCGAGCGGGGGCTGCAGGTGCGTACCGCGGCCCGCGTCGCGCGCAGCCTTCCGGTCCGAACCCGCAAGGCAACTGGTGATGTGCACGACTACGGCGACCCTCGGCTCCTGCACGAGCGTGGGCTCATCGCCTCTCTGGAGGCGGCGTGGCTGGACACTCCGGCCGCTGTCGCGGGTGTCGACCATTCGTGGGCAGCCGAGCTGACGATCGGCGATCCGCCTCCGCTGCCGACCACCGGTGCGAGCGCCGGCTTGTTCGCGTTGGCCGGTATGGCCGAACGGAATTCGACGGGCCCGCTGGTCGCCGTCGAACAGGCCAGCCTGTCCGGGATCACGGTCACGGGCGGCGTCGCAGAGCTGACCCGCCGCGAGCCGGCCGCACGTCCCCAACCCGAGGGCACAATCGTCGGCGACGCCCAGATCCCCATCTCCCTTGCCGCTTACGAACGGGCGTTCGAGGCCAAGGTGCGCTGGGAGGCCGGCCGTCACCCGGGTTCGGAGGACCTCGACTTCCCGCCCCGGTACCGGCTGGCCGACAACGCCACGCTCTCGACCGGGTACGAGCTGATTCCGTTGCCGCGCACGGGTTCCGTCTACACCGAGACCACCGTGCACATCCCGGTGCCCGGTCTGCGCTCGCCCTACTCGCTGGTGATCGTCGAACTCGACGGCGTCGGCGTGCGCGCTTTGGTGAAGGTGACCGGTGCCGAACCGGGGTCCGTGGACATCGGCACTCGCGGCCGACTCGCGTTGCGCCGCGTCGCCGTTCGCTCCGGAGTGCCGGACTACGGGTACATGTTCGAGCCGGAAGCAGTGGCGGCGTGA
- a CDS encoding acetyl-CoA acetyltransferase: MKRVAIVGAGMTAFGEHFALGLKDLLPMAFAECAASVDKGLKKSDLQAAWFGAMGTADGFPAGILADTLGLPDLPVTRVENSCATGNDAIRNALFGVASGAFDVALVMGADKLRDTTSRDMLWEWEAMARDMAWDYPLGVVSPAGFALHVRRYLHESPATQEHLAMVAVKNHRHGANNPKARLRFEITVEQAMEAPVVVTPFRLYDCAPQSDGAAALILASEDVVDRFTNRPVWIRGVGLGLDSVMHQHKADMTTMPATVRAAKQAFEMASLVPSDVHVAEVHDFFTGIELISYEDLGFAERFGGHKLVEAEVTTIGGGLPVNPSGGLKAKGHPPGATGVAQCVELFAQLRGEAVNQVDGARIGLAHNIGGPTAVAAVTILEGDGNGAG; this comes from the coding sequence GTGAAACGGGTCGCGATCGTCGGCGCCGGAATGACCGCGTTCGGTGAACATTTCGCGCTCGGCCTCAAAGATCTCCTGCCGATGGCGTTCGCCGAGTGCGCGGCGAGCGTGGACAAGGGCCTGAAGAAATCGGACCTGCAGGCGGCGTGGTTCGGCGCCATGGGCACCGCCGACGGGTTCCCGGCCGGAATCCTGGCCGATACGCTCGGCCTCCCAGACCTCCCTGTGACCCGCGTCGAGAACTCGTGTGCCACAGGCAACGACGCGATCCGCAACGCGCTGTTCGGTGTCGCGTCTGGGGCGTTCGACGTCGCGCTGGTGATGGGTGCCGACAAGTTGCGCGACACCACATCCCGAGACATGTTGTGGGAGTGGGAGGCGATGGCCCGCGACATGGCCTGGGACTACCCGCTCGGCGTGGTCTCGCCCGCAGGATTCGCATTGCACGTTCGACGCTATCTGCACGAGTCGCCGGCCACGCAGGAACACCTGGCGATGGTCGCGGTCAAGAATCACCGACACGGTGCGAACAACCCCAAGGCGCGACTGCGATTCGAGATCACCGTCGAACAGGCGATGGAAGCTCCCGTCGTCGTCACCCCGTTCCGGCTTTATGACTGTGCGCCACAAAGTGACGGCGCGGCGGCTCTGATACTGGCCTCCGAAGACGTGGTCGATCGATTCACAAACCGCCCGGTATGGATTCGCGGAGTGGGCCTGGGCCTCGACTCCGTGATGCACCAACACAAGGCGGATATGACGACGATGCCCGCGACGGTGCGCGCCGCCAAACAGGCTTTTGAGATGGCCAGTCTTGTTCCTAGCGATGTTCATGTGGCTGAAGTTCACGATTTCTTCACGGGCATCGAATTGATCAGCTATGAAGATCTGGGATTCGCCGAGAGGTTCGGGGGCCACAAACTCGTCGAAGCGGAAGTGACGACTATCGGCGGGGGGTTGCCCGTGAACCCGAGCGGAGGGCTGAAGGCCAAGGGGCATCCGCCCGGCGCGACAGGCGTCGCGCAGTGCGTTGAGCTGTTCGCGCAGCTTCGCGGCGAAGCCGTGAACCAGGTGGACGGTGCTCGGATCGGCCTTGCCCATAACATTGGCGGGCCAACGGCGGTGGCGGCGGTGACCATCCTGGAAGGAGACGGCAATGGCGCAGGGTAG
- the mlaE_6 gene encoding TrnB1 protein, protein MAQGSGPERWSAGLPPLRNLAGPMQAVGALFAMSADAVRFVFRRPFQWREFLEQCWFIARVSLAPTLLVAIPFTVLVSFTLNILLRELGAADLSGAGAAFGAVTQVGPIVTVLIVAGAGATAMCADLGSRTIREEIDAMEVLGINPVQRLVTPRMLASGLVALLLNSLVVIIGILGGYTFSVFIQDVNPGAFAAGITLLTGVPEVIISCVKAALFGLIAGLVACFRGLTITGGGAKAVGNAVNETVVYAFMALFVINVVVTAIGIRMTTG, encoded by the coding sequence ATGGCGCAGGGTAGTGGACCGGAACGGTGGTCTGCCGGTCTACCGCCGTTGCGGAATCTGGCTGGGCCGATGCAGGCGGTCGGGGCGTTGTTTGCGATGTCGGCTGATGCGGTGCGGTTTGTGTTTCGTCGGCCGTTTCAGTGGCGGGAGTTTTTGGAGCAGTGTTGGTTTATTGCTCGGGTGTCGTTGGCGCCGACGTTGTTGGTGGCGATTCCGTTCACGGTGTTGGTGTCGTTCACGTTGAACATCTTGTTGCGGGAGTTGGGTGCGGCTGATCTGTCGGGTGCGGGTGCGGCGTTTGGTGCGGTGACTCAGGTGGGTCCGATCGTGACGGTGTTGATCGTGGCCGGTGCCGGTGCGACGGCGATGTGTGCTGATCTGGGGTCGCGCACGATCCGCGAGGAGATTGATGCGATGGAGGTGCTGGGCATCAACCCGGTCCAGCGTTTGGTGACCCCGCGCATGTTGGCCTCGGGGTTGGTGGCGCTGTTGCTCAACAGTCTGGTGGTGATCATCGGGATCCTGGGTGGTTACACGTTTTCGGTGTTCATCCAGGATGTGAACCCGGGTGCGTTCGCGGCGGGGATCACGCTGTTGACCGGTGTGCCTGAGGTGATCATTTCGTGTGTGAAGGCGGCGTTGTTTGGTCTGATCGCCGGGTTGGTGGCGTGTTTTCGCGGGTTGACGATCACCGGTGGTGGCGCCAAGGCGGTCGGTAACGCGGTCAACGAGACGGTGGTGTATGCGTTCATGGCGTTGTTCGTGATCAACGTGGTGGTGACCGCGATCGGTATTCGGATGACGACGGGCTGA
- the mlaE_7 gene encoding organic solvents resistance ABC transporter permease, with the protein MGTVQVLRSTYPRLTRGARKPVDFLGRIGDHMLFYLRALAGVPHASVHFRKEIVRLIAEISMGAGTLAMIGGTVAIVGFLTLAAGGTLAVQGYSSLGDIGIEALTGFLAAFINVRIAAPTVAGIGLAATFGAGVTAQLGAMRINEEIDALESMAIRPIEYLVSTRLIAGMVAITPLYSIAVILSFVASQFTTVVLFGQSGGLYDHYFDTFLNPIDLLWSFLQAVLMAITILLVHTYFGYFASGGPSGVGVAVGNAVRTSLVIVVSVTLLVSLAVYGSNGNFNLSG; encoded by the coding sequence ATGGGAACCGTACAAGTTCTGCGCAGCACCTATCCGCGCCTGACTCGGGGGGCGCGCAAGCCGGTCGACTTTTTGGGTCGCATCGGCGATCACATGTTGTTTTATCTGCGTGCTCTGGCCGGGGTGCCGCACGCGTCGGTGCATTTCCGCAAGGAGATCGTGCGGTTGATCGCTGAGATCTCGATGGGTGCGGGGACGTTGGCGATGATCGGCGGCACGGTGGCCATTGTCGGCTTCTTGACGCTGGCGGCCGGTGGCACCTTGGCGGTGCAGGGGTATTCGTCGTTGGGCGACATCGGGATCGAGGCGCTGACCGGGTTTTTGGCGGCATTTATCAACGTGCGTATCGCGGCCCCGACGGTGGCCGGGATCGGGTTGGCGGCCACGTTTGGGGCGGGGGTGACCGCGCAGTTGGGCGCGATGCGCATCAACGAGGAGATCGATGCGTTGGAGTCGATGGCGATCCGGCCGATCGAGTATCTGGTGTCGACCCGGCTGATCGCGGGGATGGTGGCGATCACCCCGCTGTACTCGATCGCGGTGATCTTGTCGTTTGTTGCCAGCCAGTTCACCACCGTGGTGTTGTTCGGCCAGTCCGGCGGGCTGTATGACCATTACTTCGACACGTTTTTGAATCCGATCGACCTGTTGTGGTCATTTTTGCAGGCGGTGCTGATGGCCATCACGATCCTGTTGGTACACACCTATTTCGGCTACTTCGCCTCCGGCGGCCCATCGGGGGTGGGCGTTGCGGTCGGTAACGCGGTGCGCACCTCGCTGGTGATCGTCGTGTCGGTCACCCTGCTGGTATCCCTGGCCGTCTACGGTTCCAACGGCAACTTCAACCTGTCGGGATAG
- a CDS encoding virulence factor Mce family protein, giving the protein MKSSVVRPLTGLALIVTIVLIVALAVALFQGSFTKTVPVTVISERAGLVMNNDAEVKMRGVDVGKVESIETRTDGTAALHLAMDPAQMHLIPSNVDVDIASTTVFGSKFVQMKPPENPSAEKLRPGQVIQSGSVTVEINTVFQQLVNVLDKIDPAKLNQTLGAIATAFNGRGEQFGQTLVDFNALLAKIDPSLPNLEAGIEAAVPAFTAYADAAPDLMSTIRSTTSVSNSIVDQEQNLDTFLVSAIGLADIGNDVIGGNREALGDVLENLVPTAELLNLYRKSLWCGIGGLVPFAKSPPQFSGVLVNAGLTLGVERYRFPGDLPKVAAKSGGRDYCQELGLPELPPEFVPPALVGDVGSNPAQYGNAGILLNSEGLKNWLFGPLDGPPRNTAQIGMPG; this is encoded by the coding sequence GTGAAAAGCAGTGTGGTACGTCCCCTGACAGGGTTGGCCCTGATCGTCACGATCGTTCTGATCGTCGCATTGGCGGTGGCCCTGTTCCAGGGCAGCTTCACCAAAACCGTTCCCGTGACGGTGATCTCGGAGCGGGCCGGCCTGGTGATGAACAACGACGCCGAAGTGAAGATGCGAGGCGTCGACGTCGGCAAGGTCGAGTCGATCGAGACCCGCACGGACGGCACGGCAGCGCTGCACCTGGCGATGGATCCGGCGCAGATGCACCTCATCCCGTCGAACGTCGACGTCGACATCGCGTCGACGACAGTGTTCGGCTCGAAGTTCGTTCAGATGAAGCCCCCGGAGAATCCGTCGGCCGAGAAGTTGCGTCCGGGTCAGGTCATTCAAAGTGGCAGCGTCACCGTCGAGATCAATACGGTGTTCCAACAGCTGGTCAACGTGCTCGACAAGATCGACCCCGCGAAGCTGAACCAGACGCTGGGTGCGATCGCCACCGCCTTCAACGGTCGAGGGGAGCAGTTCGGCCAGACGTTGGTCGACTTCAACGCGTTGTTGGCCAAGATCGATCCGAGCCTGCCGAATCTGGAAGCCGGCATCGAGGCCGCGGTACCGGCGTTCACCGCCTATGCCGACGCGGCACCCGATCTGATGTCGACGATCCGCAGCACCACATCGGTGAGCAACTCCATCGTCGACCAGGAGCAAAATCTCGATACTTTCCTGGTCAGCGCAATCGGGTTGGCAGACATCGGCAACGACGTGATCGGCGGAAACCGTGAGGCGCTCGGCGATGTGCTGGAAAACCTGGTCCCCACCGCTGAGTTGCTCAACCTCTACCGCAAGTCGCTGTGGTGTGGCATCGGCGGGCTGGTGCCCTTCGCGAAGTCACCCCCGCAGTTCTCGGGCGTATTGGTGAATGCCGGTCTGACCCTCGGCGTCGAGCGATACCGCTTTCCGGGAGACCTGCCCAAGGTCGCCGCCAAGAGCGGGGGACGCGACTACTGCCAAGAACTCGGCCTACCCGAATTGCCGCCAGAGTTCGTGCCGCCCGCGCTCGTCGGGGACGTCGGCTCCAATCCGGCGCAGTACGGAAACGCGGGAATTCTGCTGAACTCCGAGGGCCTCAAGAACTGGTTGTTCGGGCCGCTCGATGGGCCGCCGCGTAACACTGCGCAGATCGGAATGCCGGGATGA
- a CDS encoding virulence factor Mce family protein: MTGSTGTLIKFAVFGVIMTVLTAFLFLIFSDSRGGDTEGYKAVFTDASRLKTGDSVRIAGIRVGTVQSVSLQPDRNVLVEFDADKSTKLTTGTRAAIRYLNLTGDRYLELLDTPDSTRILPKGATIPADRTAPALDLDLLLGGLKPVIQGLNPEDVNGLTSSLIQILQGQGGTLESLLSKSSSFTNSLADNNQVIEQLIDELRTVLDTLSKDGEEFSGTIDRLHRLVEGLSADRDPIGEAIEQLDNGTSSLADLLGRTRQPLDHTVNELHRLAPLVGNDLPRLDATLQRLPEIYRKLARVGSYGAFFPYYICGITFRASDLEGRTVVFPWVKQETGRCAEE; this comes from the coding sequence ATGACGGGATCAACGGGCACTCTCATCAAGTTCGCCGTCTTCGGAGTCATCATGACGGTCCTGACGGCCTTCCTGTTCTTGATCTTCAGTGATTCGAGAGGCGGTGACACCGAGGGGTACAAGGCGGTGTTCACCGATGCCTCCCGTCTCAAGACGGGCGACAGCGTGCGAATCGCGGGGATCCGGGTCGGCACCGTGCAGAGCGTGTCGCTGCAGCCGGACCGAAATGTCCTCGTCGAGTTCGACGCGGACAAGAGCACCAAGCTGACCACCGGCACACGGGCTGCCATCCGGTATCTCAACCTCACCGGGGATCGTTACCTGGAACTGCTCGACACACCGGACTCCACCCGGATCCTGCCCAAGGGCGCCACGATTCCCGCCGACCGGACAGCGCCGGCGCTCGACCTGGACCTGCTGCTCGGCGGGCTGAAGCCGGTGATCCAAGGCCTGAATCCGGAAGATGTGAACGGATTGACCTCGTCGCTGATCCAGATCCTGCAGGGCCAGGGCGGCACCTTGGAGTCGCTGCTGTCGAAGTCGTCCTCGTTCACCAACTCGCTGGCCGACAACAACCAGGTGATCGAGCAGTTGATCGATGAACTGCGGACGGTGCTCGACACATTGTCCAAAGACGGCGAGGAGTTCTCCGGCACGATCGACCGGTTGCACCGACTGGTCGAAGGGCTGTCCGCGGACCGCGACCCAATCGGCGAGGCCATCGAACAACTGGACAACGGCACGTCGTCGCTGGCCGACCTGCTCGGACGTACCCGTCAGCCGCTGGACCATACGGTCAACGAGTTGCACCGGCTCGCGCCTCTGGTCGGAAACGATCTGCCGCGCTTGGACGCGACCCTGCAGCGTCTTCCCGAGATCTACCGCAAGCTCGCCCGCGTCGGCTCTTATGGGGCGTTCTTCCCGTACTACATCTGCGGCATCACGTTCCGCGCCAGCGACCTGGAAGGCCGAACCGTGGTGTTCCCCTGGGTCAAGCAAGAAACGGGAAGGTGCGCTGAAGAGTAG